Part of the Panicum virgatum strain AP13 chromosome 4N, P.virgatum_v5, whole genome shotgun sequence genome is shown below.
TATTGACAACAGAAAAGGAACCTCAACGTAAGAAACAAGAAACGCTATCAGTTATGTCATGTACAAATGATGACATATGCTGAAGTTATTACTTATTACCATGATGTGTGGCTCAATAGCATGATGAATTGGTCACTATCAAATAGATCTTAGAAATGTGAATGACGGTATGGAAGTGATCAAGTCTATAGGTCAGCAATGCTAAAATGGTCACTAAAAACAGATGAATTATGATAATGTAAGAAATAGAATACCGTTTCAACACTCTTCTTTTGTTGAGCATCCATGTCTGATCCTGCTGGATGCTTAGTTAACTTGTGGACATGATTGGCCCCTTCATTGTGTTTGTAGCAAGCAGCACACTCATCATAATCGCATTCTTTGCACCGCCATCCTTGACCAGTTCTGATATCGTTCTTGCAGATATCACATGTGGTAACGAAAGCGGGTTCAGTTGGATTATGAAGATGGTATAGCACCATCATTGAGGAATGCTTTGCACCGCGAAGGGTATCATATTGATAATGGTTTCCTTGACAGAGACTCAGGAATGCCTGCCTGGTGTCAAAAAATTCACTTTCTAAGATGCCATCTCTGTCCTTGGTATCTTTAGGCACCCCATCAATTTCAACCTAAATGATGATATCAAGTAAAATTGTTAGTATTGtcggcattttttttctttacattTGTCTAATTAGTTAACAGCTTTCGAGATAACTTACAGGATGCAATATATGGAAGTCAGTACTATTACTCGGGTGCCTCTCCTTCTCTTCATGCTGTTCTTCTACATTATAACACCTGTCGCAGAAGACTCGTGAGTCTCAAAGGTTAACATTAGCTGTAACAAATTAAAAGAAGAATAAAGCCATGCAATAAATTATGTTGACATTTGAACTTATGCCATGGACAGATGATGATCATGCACATCTATCGTATAGAAGTACTCAAATAATCGTACCACGTTATGACTTATGACTTGCGAAACAGATCAACTTACTTGTCACAGATATAAAAGCTTTTGCATTGATTGCAGACCCAACGTCTTCCGGACACCATAGGGATACAGCAGTGATGGCAAGAATATTGCAAATGGACCGTGATGAGATCTTCTTTCATTGGGTAAATGGCTTCTCCGAGCTGCACAGTATAAGTTGATGGTTATGAGAGGACTGAAATAAAACTCAGTGGAAATAACATATCTTGGAGAAGTTTAGGAGAAAAATACACCTTTTGCATGAGCATAGCATCCTTCGAAGCATTCCCACTTAAATCAGTAATACCAGCAAGTTTCAAAGATCTTTTTGTGATAGTCTTCTTTAACTTTCCCTTCTTCTGCAGATTTCTGTCATCTTCTGGAAGGCAAATTTGGTTGATTATATCTTCTGCAGCTCCAGGCCAATAATCACCATCAAAATATGGCAAGCGAGCTGCGGTCACTTTAGCCTTGCAATCTGTCTTGGGGTTAAAAAAGTGCTCGTATAGATTGGTCAGCTCAACAACTATACCCTCATTAGTAGCTTTCCGAAGCATAGATAAGTACCTGCATGCAGAATGATAAATCATACCCCAAGAAGCTAAGACTTACAGTTACAGATGTTATATTCATTAATCTATACTTATGGCATCAAATGGTCATACCATTCTCGCAGTTTGTCGGACTTTGGTGTCTTCTGAATCTCTGGATGGCAATACATAATGTAATCTTCACCTTTGAAAGGTGGGCACGCCCATATGTAACAACTGGTGAACCCCCGCTGCTTACAATACTGGAGATAACCTATCTGTAACATATACACATGGAAAATTATAGTTAAACTAAAAAATGGGGTTGTAATCTGAGTACCATCCCCCCTCCCCCTACTCTCGTTGGTTGAACATACTTGTCATAGTGAATTACCAGAATTTCATGGTAGACAAACGTCCGTAAAGCTTCACCAGAAACAGTTTCAATCTCAGGTCTAAAGTATTTGACAGAATCAAGGTACGACAAATAAACCCAGCGTTGGTTTGGGAATGCACATTCTGCTCCGAATTCTTGCACATACATGCCAAATAGGCATACTTCCACACCTTCTATTCTCTGAAATAAAAGAATGGCCTGCACGAAAAATGGCAAAAACCAGATTAAGAGTTTTTGTTAACAAAAGTTTTCTTCCCCCAAAAGGTGAAAAAGGAATAAACTGTAGTCATATGTGATTTTTCACTTCACATAACCAGAGAACTCTTTTACCTTGGACCTGTAAGGAAACTCTGCTGGGTAATTCTCTTCTCGAAAAATCTCCAAAAAATGTGGTTTAACTTCCAGTTTCTTGTCCACTGATGAAACAACTCTGACAACAAGCCCTTCTGCTCCAGGAACCTAATAAGTAAGGGAAACATAAGTACAACAAACTAATTCTAGAATTTGTAGACCGAGAAACACGTGATTGATGCAAATTTCTTGAAGCTTTTTAGCAGCACACTTAACTGTCTACTTGCATATAAAAGGAATACACATGATTAGCCTCAACAGGAAATGCTATGGTGCATAGTAGGAGGTTCTGAATGATGTGCAAAACAAAGTCATGAGATAAATCTACAAACTTTGATGTTGGCTATGTTACCCCAGTAAACCAAGGAAACCTATACTCAAAAGTTGCACCTGAGGTGCATAAGAATATAACAAAACGAGTAATGCCAAAAAAGCTCAAATGAAGTAAATAAGAACCTAgcagaacaaaaaaaaactcagaaAGTATAGGTACAGCTGCACATAAAAAATGGCCTCACAAATCCTTAGTACTTTAAGAAGATGAGATTCCAAATTGTAACCATATTGTAAAGCTTGAAAAGATAGTTTTGTAGGCTTTACAAATTTGTGAAGTACTTTGAAGTGCAAAACAGGAAGGAGTTATGTTAGTGATCGCCCGAATCAGCTTTTATTACCAACCTCATCGAATTTTTTCCCATATTTGTTGGCCCTGTTCTGTCTCTCCTCTTTGAGGCGTTGAAAAAGGCGCTCTTCAATATGATCGCTAAGTACTGTCCTCTGCAGATCTTTTGCCCCAGGAATGGTATTCTGTGGTAAAGGTGTGCGCATGCCATTTTCTATCTCTTGAATATAACAACTATGGCAAATATATTCAGCATCTTTTTCTTCATCATTCCTTTTGGCATTAAAAAGAGCACAAATCTGGTGCTGCCAGCGTTTACATTTGTCACATGCAACCCACTGTGGAACCAATTGATGTAAATTAGTATGCAAGGAAAGAATGCATAAACTATGAGGATACATCCAGGAAAGAGGGAAACTGAAATGCTTACTGCTTCTTCAAGCTCATCAtcgtttcttttttttgcaaGTTTTGTCTTGAGCAGTTGAATGTTGTTCACTAAAATCGATTCACTGCGAGACTCACTGTAACATGGTACACAAAAATAGTAGGAACCACTTTCAGTGATAGAACCACTATAATATGGTGCATTCCGTTTTATCCGAGCACCACAAGAAGAACAATATTTAGGTGGAGGTTCAAAGAAAAGCTTTTCTACTTTGCAAAGCTGGCATGAGTTCAAGTTCTCGGAATGTCCTATTACTTGATTCTTTTCAGCTTTAGCCTTACTCTGTCAAAAATGAAGAAAttattacaaatagttcatACCTCATAGTGACATAAACACATACTCCTGCATATGCCTAAATTATGTATACAATGAGAACAGTAAACATGCATCCAACCAAAAGATttcttaataaatcattaaaTATATAGATTTTACAAATCCCAATGGTAACTAACCATGGATCAGGGTAAAAACTTTTGGCAGTGACCAACTGGGTACTGAGGTAATAAAACATGCTAGTTTAAAAAAATACTCAGGGCAAGAATGTTAAGACCAACCTAAGCTTTCTAGATTCAAAATTAACTTTTCTAGAACATGGAATTTCTTATCATTAGACCCACTTGCAAGCAATTTACAAATttcattgtttcttttgggtttcatctctagtctaccccaacttgcttgggaaaaaaaggctatgttgttgttgttgttgttgatagCTGCTAACAATCAACATCTAGAGGTTTTCATTTTGCAGTTTTGCTAATGCAATTGCATGTTCAGCATCCTTCCCAAAAGACCTGATGCATGGTCCTCAAAATAGTAAAATGCTTCAGATTTTGTTTGTCTGCAGAAAATTAGTACATCGACTGCTTATTGTTTCCATATTCAAATTGTATTTTGAATTTGACAATTCAACCATCTGATTAAAAAACTATTTATGGCTCAGTAGAGGAAATTCTggaaatgttttttttataataacaaTCTGGTACACATGAAATTAGTAGAGAAATCTTGAATATTTATTATTTTCcaattttgaaaaattaaaataaGAAATCAAGGGAGAATGAATCTGAGCATTAACTaaggaaaaaaataatagaGTATGTGATACCCCTTTTATAGTCAAGAAGCATACCTGACCAACCCACTGTCTTAGACTACGGACATGTTCATATATTTGATCTGGAGTGAACAATTCCATGAGTGAAATAccttttctctttgttttctctaTGTTGGGCATCATGGCATTTGTAGAGCCATTTGCACTATCCTTAATATCTAGAGCACTTTCATTTGTATCTTTATTGGGCAACCAATTTTCTTTCTTGATATGAGAATCTAGCTCATTTGAAACACCATTTGAAACACCAGGAATCTCATAACTTTGAATTGCACTTGTTTTACCAATAGTACCAGATCCAATTATCTCTACCCTTTGCGGTGGCTGTATATCAATCTCAATGTTTTGCTCTTGTTTCGGGAATATCCTTCTATCCTGCCCAAGATGCTTAGGATGAGCTTGCTGCGACACAAAATTTGGGCATGCTTGAGGAACATAGGCATCATCACAATCAAACACATTAGGAGGCATAGGTTGCAACCTTAACCTCTTTGATATAGGTGGTTGATCATCAAAGGTTTCAGCTGCCACCATGTTGATGCCCATTCTGTCACCATGTGCCCCATTGATACTCCTTTCAATTGTATTCTGCTTGCTTGTTTGATCACAATAGTGGCTCAGACTTTCAAATGCTTCCCTACATATAAGACAATGCTTATTGACACAATTATTGTAGTGATAAATAGCCTCTTTTGATTGTTTACATTGACCATACAAGCAATCTCTTACTTGACAGTCATTAGAATGCTTCAATATCTCCTGCGCATGAGCACAATCTTGTGATTTACAACTACCTCTAAAAGGACCTGGACAAAAATTTGCATGAATGAACATGATCGGCCACCGTGATTGTAGATAGCATTTATTTGTTGCCTGTTCAGATCCTTTTGATGGAAGCTTGGATAGTTTGTGATCAATTGGAGTCATAGCACAACCAGTATTGAGCCAATCAGGTGAAAAATGTTGTTCTGCTGCATCTTGTGACATGGTTCTCTGAAACATACTATTCATCAGTTCAGTATCTTTCACATGTGAAGATAATAACTGCTGAGAATCCATAGTGACCTGAATGTTATTATCAGAAACGTATTGTCGATACGTCTGGTTGCTTTTGTCTGAATACATTAATTCATCATATGGTAAAATTTCTTGATTAAATAGTTGCTCATCACGACAAGAACCAAGCTCCGATTCCTTCACAAACTGGGAACAACGATGATTAGGCTCGAAATAATTTTGCTGCTGATGTTGGTACGGGAAGTGTGATTTCCTAATGTTCACATTTTCTGTTTGATCCAATACCTCAGATTTTATAACAGATTTTGGTTGAAGCGGTTGCTGGGTTGTCTGACTTGTAAGCAAAGCAAACTCCATTCTTGAAGTGGATAATATTTGTGCAGCATTCATGTTCTGGTTACCTGTAGGTGTTGAACTTGAAGAAACGGTGCCATAAAAATTCCCAGAAACACAAGAAGATGCTGGGAAGAAAATAGCAAATTTAATTGTTTTGTAATGCTAAATGCCTACACTTGAGCACTAGTTTGCTAACTGATCATAAAATGTAACGAGGTCATGTGGAACTCATATAAACTGTATCAAAACATGTAGCAGGATCTCCAAGACTTCAGATAAAATTATTAACAACAAGATGAGTCTAGTGCAGATCAAATAGAAGCTAAAGATATATTTGGAAAAGTCAGAAACATTTTTTCATTTTGCTCCTTAAATATGGAAAACACTGCAAAGAATATCCTCCAGACATGGATATAATATAGATCGAGAATAAAATCTAAAGAATCTGCATTCTGCAGGACTTGCTTCTAACAATTAGTCCTGTAATTACTAACCTATACATATTATAATGGGGCAAATGATTAAACATTACAGCATAAGGGAGATATTGCATATGTAAAAAATATAGCACACATACTTGGTGTTCCCCGTGGGAGATGACAAATGAATTCTTGCTGCAGCGGTTTTTCCGGTGAATTGCCATAAGGAGGTAAATTCATAAATTCTTTTGCTCCTACAGTTCTGTATGGTAGCTGCATATTCGGGCCAGGCAAACCCATATCACCATTGATTTGTGGATCTGACAAACCATATGGGGAGGAATCCTCCAATATTCTTGAATGTACTCCAGAACCGACATGGGTACCTAGATGCTGCATTGAATAGCTACTTTGGTTGATAGAAAATGGCACCGGTTTCTGCTCGTGCACTTGTTGTATGTCATTCGACTCCCCATTGAGGTATCCAGCTCCATTTGAGTAAGCAGGATTGGGAGATAAAAGCTGATGATGGCTAAATCCTGGAGTTGGAATCATATGAGCTACCTGTCGTTGCATACCCACTGGACACATCACTGACGAGTCACTAATAGCCATGGAATTTTGTAGTACATTGATGGATGGATCCTGGTATCCATCGGACATGGAACCTACAAGGAAAATATAGTAAGTAGTTGCATATGAAGAAACCAACAAAAGGAGGGAGAACACAATTATAAATGTTAGCCATTTTATTTGTACTTTGAGAGATACCAGGTGTTGGAACCATTGTGCCACAGCGGGAGGAAGTTGGTGTCTGATGCGACATTTGTTGACGCTGATGACCACCATGGTTCGAGAAGGCCCTAACAGCAACTTGCAAATGTGGGTCGATTGGTTCTTTCAGCATTGCATAGTAGTCAGCCTGCTCGTAGaatgttttattttaaaaaataaggaaataAGCGCAcgacagcaaaaaaaaaatggacacagtATACTTAGAGCTGCTAATAATGAAAATGAAATATGGAATATGGACGTTTTACCTTTGTTGGATGCTGTCTGTACAAAAATTTCTCTAACCTATCTGCAATTTTCTCAAGGCTCTGGTTCTCAGCAAAATTCTGTGTCTTCATAAGCCGATCAACTCTGGCAATGATAATTTGGCAGTAATTAGCATCGTTCTGGTTAAACACAACGCCTACCGGTTAGTAGACCTTCCGTTACGTCAGTATGCCCTTCGACAACTAACATAAATTACTACATATAGCCAGTTGGGATTTGACAAGGATGTAAAACTTACATATTCCGGTGCATGATGCTGCGCATTTTTAAGAACTGAGGATCCATGTCAAGGTGGCACGAAGCAACTTGCAGAGGTTGGTGCTGCTGCAGCCCCCTGCCGCCACCTAAGTTCATCTGAGCTGGCTGCCCCGACATCTGCCCAGGCACGTTCATCTTGCCACCAGACTGGAGTCAATGTATCGCCATCATCATCAGTGATCAGACAGTCAAACGCGGCTGATTGCAATGCATCAACCAAAACAAGAATAAAGCACGATCAGATTTAATTAACAGTAACACAAAGGAGAAAGGACCACAACTATAAAATCAATAATTTTGTGAGATCAGAagaccaaaacaaagcacaccCAAGACCCAACTGATCAACAGCACCCCTAACCACAACCCGACCGTGGACGACTTGCATGTGGCGTGACATAGTAGTACGGGGCATGGGTGTACACATGGACGTACACCCAATAAAATTCGCAGAAGCTATAGAAGTCTatattagggtttggggtgcccGGTTTCGCACAGCAGGAAGGGAAGACAAATGTCAGGCATACCTGGCtaagggcggcggggcggcgctcgCCCAGACGACGTCGCCGCAAGCGAAGGAaggcgagggagggagagggggtgagCGGAACGGGGTCGGAGGCGGGGTGAACGGCTGAACGCAACGCCGTGGCGGCGGGAGCGCCGTCGCTGGATGCGCGGCGCCGTCGGacgaggcggcgcgcgggcaaGTCGTGATCAAGGCCGCTTTCACCTGGTGCGATCGGTCTCGATCCAACGTTGGGGGCTTGGGGATTGGGATTTGGGATTTGGGAATTTGGGATTGGATCCCAGGTGGATCGGTCGGCTCGGCTCCCTCACGGGTCGGGAGTACTAGAATGGAAAGCGTTTTAATTTTATATTCTGAACCAGTCAATTTTTTAAATTCTTAGTTTGGACAGtgttttaataaaaaaaatatactacCACTTTGATCTTTGTTTACACCACCGCTTAAACGCTACACAATGGTACACCATTTCTATTTAATCGGTTGTTCTAACCATTTATTAAATGGTTGTTTTACCCGTTTAAATACTCACTTTGTCCTAATAATAAGCTAATTGGCAGGTGAACGACTGTTTACCGTTTAACATTTATGATAACACTGTATAATACTACTCGAGCATAATTTTTaagattacatggtacaactcAGATATTCGCAATGCACGCACACTCGTCTCTATGAACATATGTACGCAAATCCTATCTCTATGATCATCTTCGAAGATCAAACCGACAAAtcttcgagattgacgaagtcatcaCATGTGCCTCGCTGTCGAAGAGAGCATCGCTTATCACTGAAAGTACAATCCACTACTAACTCAAAATTAATACACCATTATTAATTTAAAGGAGTAATATGTTTGAACTAGTTTCATTAAATCCACATGAGATGTATTATTGATAGCGTATGTATTGGAGCCCAAACCTCGCCACCCTTGGATCCAGGGCCCACTCCGGGGAAAGCTCCTGCGGGCCGAAGATGTATTAGGCAGTTTAATTACCACCTCAGCCCACGGCCCAGAACATAGAACTCCCGTCCTCCTTCCTCcgtcaccgctccgccgccgccccttcctgCTCGCGGTCCGCCTCGTCGCCGCCATGGGCAAGTCCTCCAAGGACAAGAGGGTACGGCTCCTTAGACTCTTCGCCCTGCTCCTCCCCATCCGCTTTGCCTCTCGGCTTCTCACCGGGCTGCGCGCCGGCTGCTCAGGACATCTACTACCGGAAGGCCAAGGAGGAAGGATGGAGAGCTCGCAGCGCCTTCAAGCTCCTCCAGATAGACCAGGAGTTCAACATCTTCCAAGGTATCAGATTGGACTACCTGCTTGCTTGCTCACCCTGTTGATGTTGTAGTAGCCATATCTCGCACCATGAACGAACAGTAGGGAGCTGATGAAAAACACTTTCCTTTGGGGCTTATTATTAGGAGTGAAACGTGTGGTTGATCTGTGTGCTGCTCCTGGAAGCTGGAGCCAGGTATCCTTCCTTGTGCCGTGCCCAGTAGCCCATCCGTACCAAAGTTTATTTATCTGGTTGCTTTATTTGCTATTGGCACTTGTAGGTTTTGAGCCGGAACCTGTATGTACCAGCAAAACAGTCCCCTGATTTCAAGTAAGTATATGTGCCACTCTCTGTTTGTGCGTAATTTGGTTGTGGGTATCTGATTGCTTTTTGCTCTCCTTGTTTCGGATGTGTTATGCTACTAGGGAAGGCGACCTTCCTCTCATTGTTGCAATCGACTTGCAACCGATGGCCCCCATAGAAGGTGTTATACAAGTGCAGGGAGACATCACTAATGCTCGGACGGCTGAAGTGGTGTGTtagacggggggggggggggcataaaTTTCTTTGCTCCGAGCTTAGCTCATGTGATTGCTGAAAACTTCGCTCATGTGAATGTTTTGCTAGGTTATTAGACATTTTGATGGATGCAAAGCAGATTTGGTTGTTTGCGATGGTGCTCCTGATGGTATGATACGAGCTCAAGAGAGCTGATTCTTAACTATAatctgtttgatttggatttaaCATTACATACTTATGGTTCTTTGGATGGTTGTAGTTACTGGCCTTCATGATATGGACGAATTTGTTCAGTCCCAGCTTATACTTGCGGTTAGTTCTCATTTGTTTCTCTGTCTACATCCAGCACATTTTTTTATCAACAAATTGCAATATTCATATGATGAATATCAGATAAAAGTATTGACTTCAGGTTTATTAGATTCTGTAGCATGTTCAGCAATCGAATTTCTTTACTCAGCTTGTGGAGAAAACCTTGCTCTTTATGTTGCCCCACGCTGATTTCAGTTGTGTTATGCTATGTCTTCAGTTCaagtttctctatttttttcttgaaccaCCTTTCATTTAGGCACTTACAATCGTGACTCATGTACTCAAAGTTGGTGGAAAATTTGTTGCGAAGATCTTCCGGGGTAAAGATACAAGTCTCTTGTACTGCCAGGTGATTTGCACTTCTATTTAGCTATATAATTCACTAATGTACTGCAAAACTCTCTCTGTTTTCTACTGATGCTTCTGTCATGTACTTGTCACTATCTGTGCTTTATGCAGCTAAAATTGTTCTTCTCACAAGTTACATTTGCGAAGCCGAAAAGTA
Proteins encoded:
- the LOC120668730 gene encoding probable histone acetyltransferase HAC-like 1 isoform X6, whose amino-acid sequence is MNVPGQMSGQPAQMNLGGGRGLQQHQPLQVASCHLDMDPQFLKMRSIMHRNIVDRLMKTQNFAENQSLEKIADRLEKFLYRQHPTKADYYAMLKEPIDPHLQVAVRAFSNHGGHQRQQMSHQTPTSSRCGTMVPTPGISQSSMSDGYQDPSINVLQNSMAISDSSVMCPVGMQRQVAHMIPTPGFSHHQLLSPNPAYSNGAGYLNGESNDIQQVHEQKPVPFSINQSSYSMQHLGTHVGSGVHSRILEDSSPYGLSDPQINGDMGLPGPNMQLPYRTVGAKEFMNLPPYGNSPEKPLQQEFICHLPRGTPTSSCVSGNFYGTVSSSSTPTGNQNMNAAQILSTSRMEFALLTSQTTQQPLQPKSVIKSEFVKESELGSCRDEQLFNQEILPYDELMYSDKSNQTYRQYVSDNNIQVTMDSQQLLSSHVKDTELMNSMFQRTMSQDAAEQHFSPDWLNTGCAMTPIDHKLSKLPSKGSEQATNKCYLQSRWPIMFIHANFCPGPFRGSCKSQDCAHAQEILKHSNDCQVRDCLYGQCKQSKEAIYHYNNCVNKHCLICREAFESLSHYCDQTSKQNTIERSINGAHGDRMGINMVAAETFDDQPPISKRLRLQPMPPNVFDCDDAYVPQACPNFVSQQAHPKHLGQDRRIFPKQEQNIEIDIQPPQRVEIIGSGTIGKTSAIQSYEIPGVSNGVSNELDSHIKKENWLPNKDTNESALDIKDSANGSTNAMMPNIEKTKRKGISLMELFTPDQIYEHVRSLRQWVGQSKAKAEKNQVIGHSENLNSCQLCKVEKLFFEPPPKYCSSCGARIKRNAPYYSGSITESGSYYFCVPCYSESRSESILVNNIQLLKTKLAKKRNDDELEEAWVACDKCKRWQHQICALFNAKRNDEEKDAEYICHSCYIQEIENGMRTPLPQNTIPGAKDLQRTVLSDHIEERLFQRLKEERQNRANKYGKKFDEVPGAEGLVVRVVSSVDKKLEVKPHFLEIFREENYPAEFPYRSKAILLFQRIEGVEVCLFGMYVQEFGAECAFPNQRWVYLSYLDSVKYFRPEIETVSGEALRTFVYHEILIGYLQYCKQRGFTSCYIWACPPFKGEDYIMYCHPEIQKTPKSDKLREWYLSMLRKATNEGIVVELTNLYEHFFNPKTDCKAKVTAARLPYFDGDYWPGAAEDIINQICLPEDDRNLQKKGKLKKTITKRSLKLAGITDLSGNASKDAMLMQKLGEAIYPMKEDLITVHLQYSCHHCCIPMVSGRRWVCNQCKSFYICDKCYNVEEQHEEKERHPSNSTDFHILHPVEIDGVPKDTKDRDGILESEFFDTRQAFLSLCQGNHYQYDTLRGAKHSSMMVLYHLHNPTEPAFVTTCDICKNDIRTGQGWRCKECDYDECAACYKHNEGANHVHKLTKHPAGSDMDAQQKKSVETTEILLQLLAHAGSCPARGGCHYPNCRKLKSLFHHGAQCKIRSSGGCRLCKKVWSFIQLHARVCKESQCNMPRCRDQKELWRKLQLMQWQSESRRRAAVNQMMMQRQLESSNRAAGNGVNV
- the LOC120668730 gene encoding probable histone acetyltransferase HAC-like 1 isoform X7, which gives rise to MNVPGQMSGQPAQMNLGGGRGLQQHQPLQVASCHLDMDPQFLKMRSIMHRNIVDRLMKTQNFAENQSLEKIADRLEKFLYRQHPTKADYYAMLKEPIDPHLQVAVRAFSNHGGHQRQQMSHQTPTSSRCGTMVPTPGISQSSMSDGYQDPSINVLQNSMAISDSSVMCPVGMQRQVAHMIPTPGFSHHQLLSPNPAYSNGAGYLNGESNDIQQVHEQKPVPFSINQSSYSMQHLGTHVGSGVHSRILEDSSPYGLSDPQINGDMGLPGPNMQLPYRTVGAKEFMNLPPYGNSPEKPLQQEFICHLPRGTPSNQNMNAAQILSTSRMEFALLTSQTTQQPLQPKSVIKSEFVKESELGSCRDEQLFNQEILPYDELMYSDKSNQTYRQYVSDNNIQVTMDSQQLLSSHVKDTELMNSMFQRTMSQDAAEQHFSPDWLNTGCAMTPIDHKLSKLPSKGSEQATNKCYLQSRWPIMFIHANFCPGPFRGSCKSQDCAHAQEILKHSNDCQVRDCLYGQCKQSKEAIYHYNNCVNKHCLICREAFESLSHYCDQTSKQNTIERSINGAHGDRMGINMVAAETFDDQPPISKRLRLQPMPPNVFDCDDAYVPQACPNFVSQQAHPKHLGQDRRIFPKQEQNIEIDIQPPQRVEIIGSGTIGKTSAIQSYEIPGVSNGVSNELDSHIKKENWLPNKDTNESALDIKDSANGSTNAMMPNIEKTKRKGISLMELFTPDQIYEHVRSLRQWVGQSKAKAEKNQVIGHSENLNSCQLCKVEKLFFEPPPKYCSSCGARIKRNAPYYSGSITESGSYYFCVPCYSESRSESILVNNIQLLKTKLAKKRNDDELEEAWVACDKCKRWQHQICALFNAKRNDEEKDAEYICHSCYIQEIENGMRTPLPQNTIPGAKDLQRTVLSDHIEERLFQRLKEERQNRANKYGKKFDEVPGAEGLVVRVVSSVDKKLEVKPHFLEIFREENYPAEFPYRSKAILLFQRIEGVEVCLFGMYVQEFGAECAFPNQRWVYLSYLDSVKYFRPEIETVSGEALRTFVYHEILIGYLQYCKQRGFTSCYIWACPPFKGEDYIMYCHPEIQKTPKSDKLREWYLSMLRKATNEGIVVELTNLYEHFFNPKTDCKAKVTAARLPYFDGDYWPGAAEDIINQICLPEDDRNLQKKGKLKKTITKRSLKLAGITDLSGNASKDAMLMQKLGEAIYPMKEDLITVHLQYSCHHCCIPMVSGRRWVCNQCKSFYICDKCYNVEEQHEEKERHPSNSTDFHILHPVEIDGVPKDTKDRDGILESEFFDTRQAFLSLCQGNHYQYDTLRGAKHSSMMVLYHLHNPTEPAFVTTCDICKNDIRTGQGWRCKECDYDECAACYKHNEGANHVHKLTKHPAGSDMDAQQKKSVETTEILLQLLAHAGSCPARGGCHYPNCRKLKSLFHHGAQCKIRSSGGCRLCKKVWSFIQLHARVCKESQCNMPRCRDQKELWRKLQLMQWQSESRRRAAVNQMMMQRQLESSNRAAGNGVNV